A window of Lepidochelys kempii isolate rLepKem1 chromosome 1, rLepKem1.hap2, whole genome shotgun sequence contains these coding sequences:
- the FAM3B gene encoding protein FAM3B isoform X2 produces MSSAIENIQRIGEKPVLKAPPPKRQKCDHWSPCSPGSYAYRLLSGGGKEKLAKICFEDELLISEQKGNVGRGINIAIVNYKTGKVISTEFFDMWEGDFSGPMTTFIKNAPQGSLLLMVTHDDGSSRLKDGAKKAIAELGSKEIWNLKFRSSWAFIAAKGFNLPDNIQKEKESASVWRKKLALRTTSLDLDGEERKELDITKRRVKEENLRNSQEPGSLKIQFSFYTRRSLKYPGVAVLVCIHKNNKDSLF; encoded by the exons ATGTCATCAGCTATTGAAAATATTCAGAGAATTGGAGAGAAACCAGTACTTAAGG ccccaccccccaaaagacAGAAATGTGACCATTGGTCTCCATGCTCACCTGGAAGCTATGCTTATCGATTACTCAGTGGTGGTGGCAAGGAAAAGTTGGCCAAGATTTGTTTTGAAGATGAGTT GCTCATAAGTGAACAGAAGGGTAATGTTGGAAGAGGTATAAACATTGCCATTGTGAATT ATAAAACAGGAAAAGTTATATCTACAGAGTTTTTTGACATGTGGGAAGGAG ACTTCTCGGGACCCATGACTACTTTCATTAAAAATGCACCTCAAGGGTCACTTCTCTTGATGGTGACCCATGATGACGGAAGCAGCAG ATTGAAGGATGGTGCAAAAAAAGCAATAGCAGAGCTTGGCAGTAAAGAAATATGGAACTTGAAGTTCAGGTCAAGCTGGGCCTTTATAGCTGCCAAAGGTTTCAACCTACCAGATaacattcaaaaagaaaag GAAAGTGCTAGTGTTTGGAGGAAGAAACTGGCCCTCAGGACAACATCACTGGACTTggatggggaagagaggaaagaacTGGACATTACCAAGAGAAGAGTGAAAGAGGAAAATTTGAGGAACAGTCAAGAGCCAGGATCACTGAAAATTCAGTTTTCCTTCTATACGAGGAGATCTTTAAAGTATccaggggtagctgtgttagtctgtatccacaaaaacaacaaggactccttgttttag
- the FAM3B gene encoding protein FAM3B isoform X4, with the protein MRLGWSNLAKLSGLLLASVCAWYLGYLFADIIPEDSMSSAIENIQRIGEKPVLKDKTGKVISTEFFDMWEGDFSGPMTTFIKNAPQGSLLLMVTHDDGSSRLKDGAKKAIAELGSKEIWNLKFRSSWAFIAAKGFNLPDNIQKEKESASVWRKKLALRTTSLDLDGEERKELDITKRRVKEENLRNSQEPGSLKIQFSFYTRRSLKYPGVAVLVCIHKNNKDSLF; encoded by the exons ACCTTGCGAAGTTATCAGGACTTCTGTTAGCATCAGTGTGTGCTTGGTATTTGGGATACCTGTTTGCAGATATCATACCTGAAGATTCGATGTCATCAGCTATTGAAAATATTCAGAGAATTGGAGAGAAACCAGTACTTAAGG ATAAAACAGGAAAAGTTATATCTACAGAGTTTTTTGACATGTGGGAAGGAG ACTTCTCGGGACCCATGACTACTTTCATTAAAAATGCACCTCAAGGGTCACTTCTCTTGATGGTGACCCATGATGACGGAAGCAGCAG ATTGAAGGATGGTGCAAAAAAAGCAATAGCAGAGCTTGGCAGTAAAGAAATATGGAACTTGAAGTTCAGGTCAAGCTGGGCCTTTATAGCTGCCAAAGGTTTCAACCTACCAGATaacattcaaaaagaaaag GAAAGTGCTAGTGTTTGGAGGAAGAAACTGGCCCTCAGGACAACATCACTGGACTTggatggggaagagaggaaagaacTGGACATTACCAAGAGAAGAGTGAAAGAGGAAAATTTGAGGAACAGTCAAGAGCCAGGATCACTGAAAATTCAGTTTTCCTTCTATACGAGGAGATCTTTAAAGTATccaggggtagctgtgttagtctgtatccacaaaaacaacaaggactccttgttttag
- the FAM3B gene encoding protein FAM3B isoform X1, with translation MDIIPKGLKVKNPLQSTYHTDCADSLCHTLSKKLQNHLINILYSKQGKIKNELSKLDTLIKNQASAQTSSWLDFTKTRQAIYSTHFASLQKKKDTKLSKLLHATRGHNCVSLNPPSNIVNLSKYTLSPAEEYVLSRGLSFCPSTRMNMIQFCGDLESYFRHLRLKEYFQQTSEQHTNPKRPSYQDDKKKDSGWTPPEGRNNRLDFCIECYHRHARAEIVEKQHHLPHNLSRAEHNAIHSLRNNSDIIIKKADKGGAVIIMNRSEYEQEVTRQLSNTTFYKPLPSDPTEGYQKKLQHLLKKLPEKAQEQIRTDTPLEPRPGVFYLLPKIHKPGNPGRSIISGMAP, from the coding sequence atggacatcataccaaaaggactgaaggtaaaaaatccattacaatctacataccacacagactgtgctgacagcttgtgccacacactctcaaagaaactgcagaaccacctgatcaacatcctctatagcaaacagggaaagattaagaatgagctctcaaaactggatactctcataaaaaaccaagcTTCcgcacaaacttcctcgtggctggactttacaaaaactagacaagccatttacagcacacactttgcttctctacaaaagaaaaaggacactaaactatctaaactactacatgccacaaggggccacaactgtgtttcccttaacccacccagcaatattgttaatctatccaaatatactcttagcccagcagaagaatatgtcctatctcggggcctctccttttgcCCCTCCACCcgcatgaacatgatacagttctgtggtgacctagaatcctattttcgacatctccgactcaaggaatatttccaacaaacctctgaacaacatactaacccaaagagaccttcctaccaagacgacaaaaagaaggattctgggtggactcctcctgaaggtcgaaacaacagactggacttctgcaTAGAGTGCTACcaccgacatgcacgggctgaaattgtggaaaagcagcatcacttgccccataacctcagccgtgcagaacacaatgccatccacagcctcagaaataactctgacatcataatcaaaaaggctgacaaaggaggtgctgtcatcatcatgaataggtcagaatatgaacaagaggttactaggcagctctccaacaccactttctacaagccattaccctctgatcccactgagggttaccaaaagaaactacagcatttgctcaagaaactccctgaaaaagcacaagaacaaatccgcacagacacacccctggaacctcgaccaggggtattctatctgctacccaagatccataaacctggaaatcctggacgctccatcatctcaggcatggcaccctga
- the FAM3B gene encoding protein FAM3B isoform X3 yields the protein MRLGWSNLAKLSGLLLASVCAWYLGYLFADIIPEDSMSSAIENIQRIGEKPVLKAPPPKRQKCDHWSPCSPGSYAYRLLSGGGKEKLAKICFEDELLISEQKGNVGRGINIAIVNYKTGKVISTEFFDMWEGDFSGPMTTFIKNAPQGSLLLMVTHDDGSSRLKDGAKKAIAELGSKEIWNLKFRSSWAFIAAKGFNLPDNIQKEKINHSENSKNRYNGWPAEIQIEGCIPVNLI from the exons ACCTTGCGAAGTTATCAGGACTTCTGTTAGCATCAGTGTGTGCTTGGTATTTGGGATACCTGTTTGCAGATATCATACCTGAAGATTCGATGTCATCAGCTATTGAAAATATTCAGAGAATTGGAGAGAAACCAGTACTTAAGG ccccaccccccaaaagacAGAAATGTGACCATTGGTCTCCATGCTCACCTGGAAGCTATGCTTATCGATTACTCAGTGGTGGTGGCAAGGAAAAGTTGGCCAAGATTTGTTTTGAAGATGAGTT GCTCATAAGTGAACAGAAGGGTAATGTTGGAAGAGGTATAAACATTGCCATTGTGAATT ATAAAACAGGAAAAGTTATATCTACAGAGTTTTTTGACATGTGGGAAGGAG ACTTCTCGGGACCCATGACTACTTTCATTAAAAATGCACCTCAAGGGTCACTTCTCTTGATGGTGACCCATGATGACGGAAGCAGCAG ATTGAAGGATGGTGCAAAAAAAGCAATAGCAGAGCTTGGCAGTAAAGAAATATGGAACTTGAAGTTCAGGTCAAGCTGGGCCTTTATAGCTGCCAAAGGTTTCAACCTACCAGATaacattcaaaaagaaaag atCAACCATTCTGAGAATAGCAAGAACAGATATAACGGCTGGCCAGCTGAAATCCAGATAGAAGGTTGTATCCCAGTAAACCTGATCTGA